From the genome of Candidatus Defluviilinea proxima:
AGAGGCGTTCATTCGTGACGATGCGCAGATCATTGTTGCCACGATTGCGTTCGGTATGGGCATCAACAAGCCCAACGTTCGTTTCGTCATTCACTTCGATCTTCCCAAAAGCATCGAAGGCTATTATCAAGAGATCGGCCGTGCAGGGCGTGACGGCTTGCCCGCGCACTGCTTGCTTCTTTATAGCTATTCGGATGTCGCCAAGCTGAGATATTTCATCGACCAAAAAGAAGGTAATGAAAAACGAGTCGCTATTGGACATCTCGACGCGATTGTCCGCTACGCTGAAGATGAACGGACCTGTCGCCGTAAGCCGCTTCTCAACTACTTCGGCGAATCATACCAAGCCGATAACTGCTCCAACTGCGACAACTGTACCTCCGCCCCCACCCCTCTTGCAGACATCACCCTCTACGCCCAGAAATTTCTCTCCTGCGTCAAACGCGCGGATGAAAAATTTGGTGCGGGTCATATTGTAGATATTTTGCTCGGTTCGAAAAACGAGAAAGTATTGCGTTGGGAACACGAGAAACTATCCACGTATGGCATCGGCACAGAGCTGACAAAGAAACAGTGGATGCATATCGCCCGTCAACTTTTGAGCATGGGGTATCTCAAGCAGGAAGGCGAGTTCCATACGCTAAGTCTCACGGTCAAGGCGTTGGAGTCGCTCAAGAAACGGGAAACAATTTTCGGCGTCATGCAAGAAGCGGAGCGCGTCCAAACAAAAGGTAAGAAAACAGCGATCGAATATAACAGTGCGCTGTTTGCCATTCTGCGCCAAAAACGAAAAGAGATGGCGGATACAGCAGGCGTGCCACCATATGTGATCTTCTCAGATAAAACGTTGATCGAGATGTCAGCGTATTACCCGCAATCGAGTAAGAGTCTGTTGAACATTGCTGGTGTGGGGCAGGCGAAACTAGAAAAATATGGCGATACATTTTTAGAAGTAATCAAGTCATATTGTGAGAAGCATAGCATCAAAGAAACATCTCGGTTGTCACAGGCTCCACCCCCAAGTGGAAAAGGAGAAATCGGCGGTCGTACACGCGTCATTGCCGAAGCTTTCAACAACGGTGCAACCATCCAAGCACTGATGGAGCAATACGGATTTGTGACAGGCACCATCCTCGACCATTTGATGAAGTACATCATGGCGGGAAATAAGGTGCAAAACAGGGACGGTCTACAGGCACTCACTACCGCAACGCCCGACCAACAACAAATAGCTTTCGCCGCATTCGATGAACTCAGCCCAACGTATCTCAAGCCCGTATTCGATAAGTTAAATGGCAAATTGAGTTATGATGAGTTGAAGATTCTACGAATGTTGTATTTGATCTCAAGACAGGATACTAATTTAAATGGATAATGAATGGGATGTGATCGTAGTCGGTGGCGGGCCTGCGGGGTTCTTTGCGGCAATCCGTTGCGCAGAATTAACGCCGAAATTAAATGTATTGATCATCGAGAAGTCAAGTCAGACCTTAGGCAAGGTCGTCATCTCTGGCGGTGGGAGATGTAATGTCACGCATGCGTGCTTTGACCCCGCTCAATTGATCTCATTTTATCCACGCGGCGGGACTGAACTGCGCGGGGCGTTCAGTCGTTTTCAGCCACAGGACACGATTCGGTGGTTTGAATCGCATAGTGTGAAATTAAAGACAGAAGCCGATGGGCGCATGTTCCCTTCTACAGATGATTCGAATACGATCGCACATTGTTTGCGAGATGCGGCGCGTGAAGCTGGCGTAAAAATGGAATTAGGTGCGAGTCTGCTAAAGGTGGAAAAAAATCCAGGAGGAGGATTCAGACTCGAGGTCCGAAAAGAGGCGAAGGTCCTTTATCTCCAAACAAATAAGTTGTTGCTTGCCACAGGCAGTGACCGTAAAACGTTGGACATCGTCCAATCGCTGGGACACACTGTTGTGGAGCTTGTGCCTTCATTATTTACATTCAACGTGAAAGACAAACGGATCAATGGGTTGGCCGGTGTGTCGGTTGAAAATGTGACTCTGCAAATGGATGCGATCACTCAACGCGGACCGATCCTGATCACACATTGGGGCTTGAGTGGACCTGCTGTGTTGCGGATCTCTGCCTGGGGAGCACGTGAGTTATTTGAGAAGAAGTATCGAGGAAAGTTGATCGTAAATTGGCTTGACGATTATTCGTTCGATAAGGCGTTGGATATTTTGCAACACAACAAAGAATGGAAGGAGAATGTGCGCAAAAAGGTCGCTTCTACGCCTGCGTTCTCACAAGTCCCTATAAGATTATGGAAACAACTAGTTCATTTTATCGGTGACAAGAATTGGGGCGATGTTTCAAAAGCAGAGTTACGAAAACTGGCGCAAGAGTTGACTGGTGGTGAGTTCAAGATCGAAGGCAAGGGACAATTCAAGGAAGAATTTGTCACGTGCGGCGGTGTGAGTTTGAAGGAAGTGGATTTCAAAACCATGCAAAGCCGCGTAGCGGACGGTCTATTCTTTGCAGGTGAGGTATTGGATATTGACGGTATCACTGGCGGCTTCAATTTTCAATCATCATGGACAACAGGTTGGCTGGCTGGAAATGCTCTTGCCGAACGTACTTAACGGAATTGTCATTGACCTGACACTGTAACTATCATACAATCCTTACAACTTTGCAAAAGAGTCAGGAGACGGTATGTCTGAAAATACATACTTGCAAGCCATTACCAACGCCGTGATCGACGGAGAAGCAGAAGACGCCGCCGATGCTACCAACGCCGCTTTATCGGCAAATATTGATCCCTTGGAGATCTTGAATACAGGACTGATGAACGGCGCAGACGAAGTGGGAAAACGCTTTGAGCGCAACGAATACTTTTTACCCGAATTGATGTTGGCCGGGCGTGCTTTGAAAGGCGCCATGGAAGTTGTGAAACCCGTATTATTGGAGAAATACTCCGGCGCCGAGAGCAAGGTAAAAGGGCGGGTTGTTTCGGCCACAGTACA
Proteins encoded in this window:
- the recQ gene encoding DNA helicase RecQ translates to MPSPASILKETFGYDTFRPLQSEVIENVLARKDTLAVMPTGGGKSLCYQIPSLLFDGLTVVVSPLIALMKDQVEQLRAYGVPSLFLNSTLSPQEYQENMEYVRNGEVKLLYVAPETLLTQRILSLLDSVQVDCITIDEAHCISEWGHDFRPEYRQIVEVRKRFPKAVCLALTATATSRVRQDIRTTLKFSTTNEFVASFNRDNLYIEVMPKRDIYAQAIEMLERYKDQSGIIYCFSRRGVDELSAYLKLRGYSVRPYHAGLEDSERRKNQEAFIRDDAQIIVATIAFGMGINKPNVRFVIHFDLPKSIEGYYQEIGRAGRDGLPAHCLLLYSYSDVAKLRYFIDQKEGNEKRVAIGHLDAIVRYAEDERTCRRKPLLNYFGESYQADNCSNCDNCTSAPTPLADITLYAQKFLSCVKRADEKFGAGHIVDILLGSKNEKVLRWEHEKLSTYGIGTELTKKQWMHIARQLLSMGYLKQEGEFHTLSLTVKALESLKKRETIFGVMQEAERVQTKGKKTAIEYNSALFAILRQKRKEMADTAGVPPYVIFSDKTLIEMSAYYPQSSKSLLNIAGVGQAKLEKYGDTFLEVIKSYCEKHSIKETSRLSQAPPPSGKGEIGGRTRVIAEAFNNGATIQALMEQYGFVTGTILDHLMKYIMAGNKVQNRDGLQALTTATPDQQQIAFAAFDELSPTYLKPVFDKLNGKLSYDELKILRMLYLISRQDTNLNG
- a CDS encoding NAD(P)/FAD-dependent oxidoreductase, with amino-acid sequence MDNEWDVIVVGGGPAGFFAAIRCAELTPKLNVLIIEKSSQTLGKVVISGGGRCNVTHACFDPAQLISFYPRGGTELRGAFSRFQPQDTIRWFESHSVKLKTEADGRMFPSTDDSNTIAHCLRDAAREAGVKMELGASLLKVEKNPGGGFRLEVRKEAKVLYLQTNKLLLATGSDRKTLDIVQSLGHTVVELVPSLFTFNVKDKRINGLAGVSVENVTLQMDAITQRGPILITHWGLSGPAVLRISAWGARELFEKKYRGKLIVNWLDDYSFDKALDILQHNKEWKENVRKKVASTPAFSQVPIRLWKQLVHFIGDKNWGDVSKAELRKLAQELTGGEFKIEGKGQFKEEFVTCGGVSLKEVDFKTMQSRVADGLFFAGEVLDIDGITGGFNFQSSWTTGWLAGNALAERT